A window of the Agrococcus jejuensis genome harbors these coding sequences:
- a CDS encoding GlsB/YeaQ/YmgE family stress response membrane protein produces the protein MGIIGWIVLGLVAGAIAKLILPGKQGGGWIVTLILGIVGALLGGFLGSVLFNAPLEDFFSIQTWLLAIGGSIIVLLIYGLLTRGSRGKTRA, from the coding sequence ATGGGAATCATCGGTTGGATCGTCCTCGGCCTCGTGGCCGGCGCCATCGCGAAGCTGATCCTCCCCGGCAAGCAGGGTGGCGGCTGGATCGTCACCCTCATCCTGGGCATCGTCGGAGCGCTCCTCGGAGGCTTCCTCGGCTCCGTGCTCTTCAACGCACCGCTCGAGGACTTCTTCTCGATCCAGACGTGGCTGCTGGCCATCGGCGGCTCGATCATCGTGCTGCTGATCTACGGCCTCCTCACGCGAGGCAGCCGCGGCAAGACGCGCGCGTAG
- the gatA gene encoding Asp-tRNA(Asn)/Glu-tRNA(Gln) amidotransferase subunit GatA codes for MTSQDLTRISGADLAGLLAAGEVSSVEATQAHLDRIAAVDGELHAFLHVNAGALDEARAIDERRAAGEQLHELAGAPVAIKDVLCTIGMPSTSGSRILEGWVPPYDATPVARLKAAGLVALGKTNMDEFAMGSSTEHSAYGPTRNPWDLERIPGGSGGGSAAAVAAFEAPFALGSDTGGSIRQPAAVTGSVGVKPTYGGVSRYGAIALASSLDQVGPVSRTVLDSALIHDVIGGHDPHDSTSLQREWPSFAAAAREGAASGSLAGLKVGVIRELDTDGIASDVAQRFHETVALIERAGGEVVEVSMPSVEHAVAAYYLILPAEASSNLARFDSVRFGLRVEQGGTVEDVMAASREAGFGPEVKRRIILGTYALSAGYYDAYYGSAQKVRTLIQRDFDAAFAAADVLISPSAPTTAFKLGEKIDDPLAMYANDITTIPANLAGIPGMSIPMGLGDDGMPVGLQLLAPHFEDVRLYRTGATIEALLAEQWGGILAAKAPELTEVAR; via the coding sequence GTGACCTCGCAGGACCTCACGCGCATCTCCGGCGCCGACCTCGCCGGCCTCCTCGCCGCGGGCGAGGTGTCGAGCGTCGAGGCGACGCAGGCGCACCTCGACCGCATCGCCGCCGTCGACGGCGAGCTGCACGCCTTCCTGCACGTCAACGCCGGCGCCCTCGACGAGGCGCGCGCGATCGACGAGCGCCGCGCGGCCGGCGAGCAGCTGCACGAGCTCGCGGGCGCGCCCGTCGCCATCAAGGACGTGCTCTGCACGATCGGCATGCCGTCGACGTCGGGCTCGCGCATCCTCGAGGGCTGGGTGCCGCCGTACGACGCGACGCCCGTCGCGCGCCTGAAGGCCGCGGGCCTCGTCGCGCTCGGCAAGACGAACATGGACGAGTTCGCCATGGGCTCGTCGACCGAGCACTCGGCGTACGGCCCCACGCGCAACCCGTGGGACCTCGAGCGCATCCCCGGCGGCTCGGGCGGCGGCTCGGCCGCAGCCGTCGCCGCCTTCGAGGCGCCCTTCGCGCTCGGCTCCGACACCGGAGGCTCGATCCGCCAGCCCGCTGCAGTCACCGGCTCGGTCGGCGTGAAGCCCACGTACGGCGGCGTGAGCCGCTACGGCGCCATCGCGCTCGCGTCGAGCCTCGACCAGGTCGGCCCCGTGTCGCGCACCGTGCTCGACTCGGCGCTCATCCACGACGTCATCGGCGGTCACGACCCGCACGACTCCACGTCGCTGCAGCGCGAGTGGCCGTCGTTCGCCGCCGCCGCACGCGAGGGCGCCGCATCCGGGTCGCTCGCGGGCCTCAAGGTCGGCGTCATCCGCGAGCTCGACACCGACGGCATCGCCTCCGACGTCGCACAGCGCTTCCACGAGACCGTCGCGCTCATCGAGCGCGCGGGCGGCGAGGTCGTCGAGGTGTCGATGCCGAGCGTCGAGCACGCCGTCGCCGCGTACTACCTCATCCTCCCCGCCGAGGCCTCCTCGAACCTCGCCCGCTTCGACTCCGTGCGCTTCGGCCTGCGCGTCGAGCAGGGCGGCACGGTCGAGGACGTCATGGCCGCGTCGCGCGAGGCCGGCTTCGGCCCCGAGGTGAAGCGCCGCATCATCCTCGGCACGTACGCGCTGAGCGCCGGCTACTACGACGCCTACTACGGCTCGGCCCAGAAGGTGCGCACGCTCATCCAGCGCGACTTCGACGCGGCGTTCGCCGCCGCCGACGTGCTCATCTCGCCGTCCGCGCCGACGACGGCGTTCAAGCTCGGCGAGAAGATCGACGACCCGCTCGCGATGTACGCCAACGACATCACGACGATCCCCGCGAACCTCGCGGGCATCCCCGGCATGTCGATCCCCATGGGCCTCGGCGACGACGGCATGCCGGTCGGCCTGCAGCTGCTGGCACCGCACTTCGAGGACGTGCGGCTGTACCGCACGGGCGCGACGATCGAGGCGCTGCTCGCCGAGCAGTGGGGCGGCATCCTCGCCGCGAAGGCACCGGAGCTGACGGAGGTCGCACGATGA
- a CDS encoding YdcF family protein — protein MLGRRFEVWGVAVAFAVAALATAIGVRDGWTGVVDAAAWISAVATVPTLGVAGFAHAIAMRRMQRVKVHDLAIAGVGILATAIVVVAIVLAPTRPDLATGLLHCCWPAWILGLAFAAYLLHAATSRPLAPGMTPRTIVVLGGALKGRHVGPLLRRRVERAATLWHAGDANVRMVVSGGQGRDEPRSEAEAMAEHLVEACGVPEDAIDLEDRSTSTEENLALTRALGAPEPWLVVTSEYHVPRTRVLLQRLGIAGDAIDSWSSPVYRPGALVRELAATVRPARGTLLVLGGLAVATTIVGVARTAGLVG, from the coding sequence GTGCTGGGGCGACGCTTCGAGGTGTGGGGCGTCGCCGTCGCATTCGCCGTCGCTGCGCTCGCCACCGCGATCGGCGTGCGCGACGGCTGGACCGGCGTCGTCGATGCGGCGGCGTGGATCTCGGCGGTCGCGACCGTGCCGACGCTCGGCGTCGCAGGCTTCGCGCACGCGATCGCGATGCGGCGCATGCAGCGCGTCAAGGTGCACGACCTCGCGATCGCGGGCGTCGGCATCCTCGCCACCGCGATCGTCGTCGTGGCCATCGTGCTCGCGCCGACGCGCCCCGATCTCGCGACGGGGCTGCTGCACTGCTGCTGGCCCGCGTGGATCCTGGGCCTCGCGTTCGCGGCGTACCTGCTGCACGCCGCGACCTCCCGGCCGCTCGCACCCGGCATGACGCCGCGCACGATCGTGGTGCTGGGTGGCGCCCTCAAGGGCAGGCACGTCGGCCCGCTGCTGCGCCGGCGCGTCGAGCGCGCCGCGACCCTCTGGCACGCAGGAGACGCGAACGTGCGGATGGTCGTGTCGGGCGGGCAGGGCCGCGACGAGCCGCGCAGCGAGGCCGAGGCGATGGCCGAGCACCTCGTGGAGGCGTGCGGCGTGCCCGAGGATGCGATCGACCTCGAAGACCGGTCGACGTCGACCGAGGAGAACCTCGCGCTCACGCGTGCGCTCGGCGCCCCAGAGCCGTGGCTCGTCGTGACGAGCGAGTACCACGTGCCCCGCACGCGCGTGCTGCTGCAGCGTCTCGGCATCGCGGGCGACGCGATCGACTCGTGGTCGAGCCCCGTCTACCGACCCGGCGCGCTCGTGCGGGAGCTCGCCGCGACCGTGCGGCCCGCGCGCGGCACGCTGCTCGTGCTCGGCGGCCTCGCGGTCGCGACGACGATCGTCGGCGTGGCCCGCACGGCCGGGCTCGTCGGCTGA
- a CDS encoding phosphotransferase enzyme family protein → MSVHASVSAAFGTHVTIDGTDSIHAYALVWWARVHGPEGDVPAVVKRTWGSGQHALEAWQRALVARGIRTVEPLLSPVAVQVDGDDEARTERWVAYPRLHGRGWDGSVDDVRAAGRLLGAMHAASADLVVDDFPAFEWGSDAPASIADDVEAVRASAAEHWPSADPAAWIAALRRFPTTLATVRDAALPLMPCSLDHRAANLLFDAEGALTFDLENAALAPRILDLAVAVLLFPLEDAGSAGRSLSRDEWRAFLAAYLERAPRLTSLERDLWPMAVEYMRLEWGTWHLTEGVEPEPANLGYLEDLLTLDGDRYALP, encoded by the coding sequence ATGAGCGTCCACGCGAGCGTCAGCGCAGCCTTCGGCACGCACGTCACGATCGACGGCACCGACTCCATCCATGCATACGCGCTCGTCTGGTGGGCGCGCGTGCACGGGCCGGAGGGCGATGTCCCCGCGGTCGTGAAGCGCACCTGGGGCTCGGGGCAGCATGCCCTCGAGGCGTGGCAGCGGGCGCTCGTGGCGCGCGGCATCCGCACGGTCGAGCCGCTGCTGTCGCCCGTCGCGGTGCAGGTCGACGGCGACGACGAGGCGCGCACCGAACGGTGGGTCGCGTACCCGCGGCTCCACGGACGCGGCTGGGACGGATCCGTCGACGACGTCCGGGCGGCCGGCAGGCTGCTGGGCGCCATGCACGCCGCATCCGCCGACCTGGTCGTCGACGACTTCCCCGCCTTCGAGTGGGGATCGGATGCGCCGGCGTCGATCGCCGACGACGTCGAGGCCGTCCGTGCGTCCGCCGCGGAGCATTGGCCGAGCGCCGACCCTGCCGCATGGATCGCGGCGCTGCGCCGATTCCCGACGACGCTCGCGACCGTGCGAGACGCCGCGCTGCCGCTCATGCCCTGCTCGCTCGACCACCGTGCCGCGAACCTGCTCTTCGATGCCGAAGGTGCGCTGACGTTCGACCTCGAGAACGCTGCGCTGGCACCGCGGATCCTCGACCTCGCGGTCGCGGTGCTGCTGTTCCCGCTCGAGGACGCGGGCTCGGCGGGGCGGTCGCTCTCACGAGACGAGTGGCGCGCGTTCCTCGCCGCCTACCTCGAGCGAGCGCCTCGGCTCACGAGCCTCGAGCGCGACCTGTGGCCGATGGCGGTCGAGTACATGCGGCTGGAATGGGGCACGTGGCACCTGACCGAGGGCGTCGAGCCCGAGCCGGCGAACCTCGGCTACCTCGAGGACCTGCTCACGCTCGACGGCGACCGGTACGCCCTGCCCTGA
- a CDS encoding Rv2578c family radical SAM protein: MRWEAQQATHVDADALPGFEERSATLESWPTPGFDGMAFMEVTARSALNHVAGGGFMGGAWTINPYRGCQHACVYCFARDTHRYLDLDSGRDFDSRIVVKANVVEVLERELRTTRRDVDRVHLGTNTDPYQRAEGRYRLMPGILRALAEHGASIAILTKGTLLRRDVPLLAELAKEVPVSIAMSIAVFDDALQQSVEPGTPSTSARLATVRAVREAGLDCEVFLMPVLPGLTDTRAHLERAYAAIADAGATGVATTSLHLRPGAREWYLQWLEAEHPHLVDQYRRIYGGGAYACREYRDWLRERTVPLARRHGLLRTRMSEGLGTNFVRNAPRRGAQQLPSRPVEPVDAPAPLF, from the coding sequence ATGCGGTGGGAGGCTCAGCAGGCGACGCACGTCGACGCCGACGCGCTGCCCGGATTCGAGGAGCGCAGCGCGACGCTCGAGTCGTGGCCGACGCCCGGGTTCGACGGCATGGCGTTCATGGAGGTCACGGCGCGCAGCGCGCTCAACCACGTCGCGGGCGGCGGGTTCATGGGCGGCGCGTGGACCATCAACCCGTACCGCGGCTGCCAGCACGCGTGCGTCTACTGCTTCGCCCGCGACACGCATCGGTACCTCGACCTCGACTCGGGCCGCGACTTCGACTCGCGCATCGTCGTGAAGGCCAACGTCGTCGAGGTGCTCGAGCGCGAGCTGCGCACCACGAGGCGCGACGTCGACCGCGTGCACCTCGGCACGAACACCGACCCGTACCAGCGGGCGGAGGGCCGCTACCGGCTCATGCCGGGCATCCTGCGCGCGCTCGCCGAGCACGGCGCATCCATCGCCATCCTCACGAAGGGCACGCTGCTGCGACGCGACGTGCCGCTGCTCGCCGAGCTCGCGAAGGAGGTGCCCGTGTCGATCGCCATGTCGATCGCGGTGTTCGACGACGCGCTGCAGCAGTCGGTCGAGCCCGGCACGCCCTCGACGTCGGCGCGGCTCGCGACCGTGCGCGCCGTGCGCGAGGCGGGGCTCGACTGCGAGGTCTTCCTCATGCCCGTGCTGCCCGGGCTCACCGACACGCGCGCGCACCTCGAGCGCGCGTACGCGGCGATCGCGGATGCGGGTGCCACGGGCGTCGCCACCACGTCGCTGCACCTGCGTCCCGGCGCGCGCGAGTGGTACCTGCAGTGGCTCGAGGCCGAGCACCCGCACCTCGTCGACCAGTACCGCCGCATCTACGGCGGCGGCGCGTACGCGTGCCGTGAGTATCGCGACTGGCTGCGCGAGCGCACGGTGCCGCTCGCGCGGCGCCACGGCCTGCTGCGCACGCGCATGTCCGAGGGCTTGGGCACGAACTTCGTGCGCAACGCGCCCCGACGCGGCGCGCAGCAGCTGCCGTCACGGCCCGTCGAGCCCGTCGACGCACCCGCTCCCCTGTTCTGA
- the gatB gene encoding Asp-tRNA(Asn)/Glu-tRNA(Gln) amidotransferase subunit GatB, translating into MKDRLMDFDEALERYEPVLGFEVHVELGTRTKMFSAAPNPAHPDHHDAAPNTLIDPLSLGLPGSLPVVNDEAIRYSISLGLALGCEIAESSRFARKNYYYPDTPKNYQISQYDEPIAFEGSVEVQLADGRLIDIPIERAHMEEDAGKLTHVGGATGRIQGAEYSLVDYNRAGVPLVEIVTKPIMGAEHSAPEIAKAYVAAVRDIVLSLGISEARMERGNLRCDANVSLRPRGQEKLGTRTETKNVNSMRSVERAVRYEIQRQAAILAAGGSIRQETRHWHEDTGTTSPGRPKSDADDYRYFPEPDLLPVQPSRELVEQLRAALPEQPAVRRRRLQADWGFTDLELQDVVNAGLLDTIEATVAAGATPAAARKWWTGELARVANERGVDASSLVTPEHVAELQRLVDEGTLTDRLARQALEGVVAGEGSPTEVAAARGLQVVSDEGALVAAVDEALAAQPDVLAKIQDGKVQAAGAVIGAVMKAMRGQADAARVREIVLERAAQS; encoded by the coding sequence ATGAAGGACCGCCTGATGGACTTCGACGAGGCCCTCGAGCGCTACGAGCCCGTGCTCGGCTTCGAGGTGCACGTCGAGCTCGGCACGCGCACGAAGATGTTCTCGGCCGCGCCGAACCCCGCGCATCCCGACCACCACGACGCGGCGCCGAACACGCTCATCGACCCGCTGAGCCTCGGCCTGCCCGGCAGCCTGCCCGTCGTGAACGACGAGGCCATCCGGTACTCGATCTCGCTGGGGCTCGCGCTCGGCTGCGAGATCGCCGAGTCGAGCCGCTTCGCGCGCAAGAACTACTACTACCCGGACACGCCGAAGAACTACCAGATCTCGCAGTACGACGAGCCCATCGCGTTCGAGGGCTCCGTCGAGGTGCAGCTGGCCGACGGTCGCCTCATCGACATCCCGATCGAGCGCGCGCACATGGAGGAGGACGCCGGCAAGCTCACGCACGTCGGCGGCGCCACCGGCCGCATCCAGGGCGCCGAGTACTCGCTCGTCGACTACAACCGCGCAGGCGTGCCGCTCGTCGAGATCGTCACGAAGCCGATCATGGGCGCCGAGCACTCGGCACCCGAGATCGCGAAGGCCTACGTGGCGGCGGTGCGCGACATCGTGCTGTCGCTCGGCATCTCCGAGGCACGCATGGAGCGCGGCAACCTGCGCTGCGACGCCAACGTGTCGCTGCGCCCGCGCGGTCAAGAGAAGCTCGGCACGCGCACCGAGACGAAGAACGTGAACTCGATGCGCTCCGTCGAGCGCGCCGTGCGCTACGAGATCCAGCGGCAGGCCGCGATCCTCGCCGCCGGCGGCTCGATCCGCCAAGAGACGCGCCACTGGCACGAGGACACCGGCACGACCAGCCCCGGTCGCCCGAAGTCCGACGCCGACGACTACCGGTACTTCCCCGAGCCCGACCTGCTGCCCGTGCAGCCGAGCCGCGAGCTCGTCGAGCAGCTGCGCGCCGCGCTGCCCGAGCAGCCCGCCGTGCGTCGTCGCCGTCTGCAGGCCGACTGGGGCTTCACCGACCTCGAGCTGCAGGACGTCGTCAACGCCGGCCTGCTCGACACGATCGAGGCGACGGTCGCCGCGGGCGCGACGCCCGCTGCGGCGCGCAAGTGGTGGACGGGCGAGCTCGCTCGCGTCGCCAACGAGCGCGGCGTGGATGCGTCGAGCCTCGTGACGCCCGAGCACGTGGCCGAGCTGCAGCGGCTCGTCGACGAGGGCACGCTCACCGACCGACTCGCGCGCCAGGCGCTCGAGGGCGTCGTCGCGGGCGAGGGCTCGCCGACGGAGGTCGCCGCCGCCCGTGGGCTGCAGGTCGTCTCCGACGAGGGCGCGCTCGTCGCCGCCGTCGACGAGGCCCTCGCGGCCCAGCCCGACGTGCTCGCGAAGATCCAGGACGGCAAGGTGCAGGCCGCCGGCGCCGTCATCGGCGCCGTCATGAAGGCGATGCGCGGGCAGGCCGACGCCGCCCGCGTGCGCGAGATCGTGCTGGAGCGCGCCGCGCAGTCGTAG
- the gatC gene encoding Asp-tRNA(Asn)/Glu-tRNA(Gln) amidotransferase subunit GatC has translation MSDITREQVEHLAGLSRIALTDEEIESLTTELSAIVDAIATVSEAVGDDVPATSHPVPLANVTRADVEGATLSHAEAFAGAPSHDGERFRVSAILGEEQ, from the coding sequence ATGTCCGACATCACCCGCGAGCAGGTCGAGCACCTCGCCGGCCTCTCGCGCATCGCCCTCACCGACGAGGAGATCGAGAGCCTCACGACCGAGCTCTCGGCCATCGTCGACGCCATCGCGACCGTCTCGGAGGCCGTCGGCGACGACGTGCCCGCGACGAGCCACCCCGTGCCGCTCGCGAACGTGACGCGCGCCGACGTCGAGGGCGCGACCCTCAGCCACGCCGAGGCGTTCGCCGGGGCGCCGAGCCACGACGGCGAGCGCTTCCGCGTCTCCGCGATCCTGGGGGAGGAGCAGTGA
- a CDS encoding GyrI-like domain-containing protein, whose protein sequence is MADIDIRPLPAMRIAAATDVVPVDAVAGVVEALFQEVQAVFGHAPGAQDVPIATYAFDGDRMRVAAGYLVGMLVPEGLEDVELDAEEQVATLEHHGPMAGVTATWEALHGAIAERGLVPSGVARERYVRAASADQADWIVELQQPVRPA, encoded by the coding sequence GTGGCCGACATCGACATCCGCCCCCTGCCCGCCATGCGCATCGCCGCGGCGACCGACGTCGTGCCCGTCGATGCCGTCGCGGGCGTCGTCGAGGCGCTGTTCCAGGAGGTGCAGGCCGTCTTCGGGCATGCGCCGGGTGCGCAGGACGTGCCGATCGCGACGTACGCGTTCGACGGCGACCGCATGCGCGTCGCCGCCGGGTACCTCGTGGGCATGCTCGTGCCGGAGGGGCTCGAGGACGTCGAGCTCGACGCCGAGGAGCAGGTGGCGACGCTCGAGCACCACGGCCCGATGGCGGGCGTGACGGCGACGTGGGAGGCGCTGCACGGTGCGATCGCCGAGCGCGGCCTCGTGCCGAGCGGCGTCGCCCGCGAGCGGTACGTGCGCGCCGCCTCCGCGGATCAGGCCGACTGGATCGTCGAGCTGCAGCAGCCGGTGCGCCCCGCCTGA
- a CDS encoding YdcF family protein — translation MPGPLTLALAIVGVVLAARDARRLAPGILLTLAATSLVTTLASTFVTALGDVGDVLGVDDGTNLLVQAALVVGVPALAGLVLGAALVVNGVLMLLRERRSPAHLLSLAGGVAILALYALGWVTIAGELGGVVVLVVVLAAPIGYLGLVLLAYLLWSLVYARIASRAPVAAAVVVLGAGLVDGRVSPLLAARVARGVALADEDPRTLLVLSGGQGPDEPRSEASAMTEHAESLGVARERILLEDASTTTEENLRLTKALLEQRGVLGPMTVVTSDYHAFRAATLLRTLGIRGHARGARTARYYLPSALLREYVALLRDHLRVHAAIVGVLLVPFAALLVLTLVRLVGG, via the coding sequence ATGCCCGGGCCTCTCACGCTGGCGCTCGCGATCGTCGGCGTCGTGCTCGCCGCACGCGACGCTCGCCGGCTCGCGCCCGGCATCCTGCTGACCCTCGCGGCGACGTCGCTCGTCACGACGCTGGCCTCGACGTTCGTCACGGCCCTCGGCGACGTCGGCGACGTGCTGGGGGTCGACGACGGCACGAACCTGCTCGTGCAGGCGGCGCTCGTCGTGGGCGTGCCCGCGCTCGCAGGGCTCGTGCTCGGCGCGGCGCTCGTCGTGAACGGCGTGCTCATGCTGCTGCGCGAGCGTCGCTCGCCCGCGCACCTGCTCTCGCTCGCGGGCGGCGTCGCGATCCTCGCCCTCTACGCGCTCGGCTGGGTCACGATCGCCGGCGAGCTCGGCGGCGTCGTCGTGCTCGTGGTCGTGCTCGCCGCGCCGATCGGGTACCTCGGCCTCGTGCTGCTCGCCTACCTCCTCTGGTCGCTCGTCTACGCACGCATCGCCTCCCGCGCGCCCGTCGCCGCGGCGGTCGTCGTGCTGGGCGCGGGCCTCGTCGACGGTCGCGTCTCGCCGCTGCTCGCCGCCCGCGTCGCGCGCGGCGTCGCGCTCGCCGACGAGGACCCGCGCACGCTGCTCGTGCTGTCGGGCGGACAGGGGCCCGACGAGCCGCGCAGCGAGGCGTCGGCGATGACCGAGCACGCCGAGTCGCTCGGCGTCGCCCGCGAGCGCATCCTGCTCGAGGATGCGTCGACCACGACCGAGGAGAACCTGCGCCTCACGAAGGCGCTGCTCGAGCAGCGCGGCGTGCTCGGGCCGATGACGGTCGTGACGAGCGACTACCACGCGTTCCGCGCCGCGACGCTGCTGCGCACGCTCGGCATCCGGGGCCACGCGCGCGGTGCCCGCACGGCGCGCTACTACCTGCCGAGCGCGCTGCTGCGCGAGTACGTCGCGCTGCTGCGCGACCACCTGCGCGTGCACGCCGCGATCGTCGGCGTGCTGCTCGTGCCGTTCGCGGCGCTGCTCGTGCTGACGCTCGTGCGCCTCGTCGGCGGCTGA
- a CDS encoding NAD(P)/FAD-dependent oxidoreductase, whose amino-acid sequence MATHRHDVLVIGAGNGGLATAARLRRKGCPDVGLVEPSTRHVYKPLQNYVGLGLADASELERPQADLIPDGVTWHRTAAVAIDPVTRVVTCADGTEVAGADVVLAPGMAIDWDAIPGAAEALQQGWAISTFDDALLDRAWERIRTMQRGTAIFTLHGQPASGRETAMKPLLLACDLWRRTGVLDAIDVTLVHDEPQLHAIAAIDAEWRRHLDDLGVEVRLGTRVAAIEGDEVVLATDGVETRQHVDLLHLLPPYVASPLVAASGLDAPSTDGFADVDPETLRHRTHPRIWTIGDTAALGDARTGGALRHQTRIVVENIRRQRAGDDLDRYDGYTVAPVATAKGRLSFAEYDRSGSLRRSLPARVRDELRAHRAWYVLDRHVLPRLYWRGIVRGRA is encoded by the coding sequence ATGGCAACGCATCGACATGACGTCCTGGTGATCGGCGCCGGCAACGGCGGACTCGCGACGGCGGCACGGCTGCGACGCAAGGGGTGCCCTGACGTCGGGCTCGTCGAACCGTCGACGCGGCACGTGTACAAGCCGCTGCAGAACTACGTGGGCCTCGGCCTCGCGGATGCGAGCGAGCTCGAGCGCCCGCAGGCCGACCTCATCCCCGATGGCGTGACGTGGCATCGCACGGCGGCGGTCGCGATCGATCCCGTGACGCGCGTCGTGACGTGCGCGGACGGCACCGAGGTCGCGGGCGCCGACGTCGTGCTGGCGCCCGGCATGGCGATCGACTGGGATGCGATCCCCGGCGCGGCCGAGGCGCTGCAGCAGGGCTGGGCCATCTCGACGTTCGACGACGCGCTGCTCGATCGCGCATGGGAGCGCATCCGCACGATGCAGCGCGGCACCGCGATCTTCACCCTGCACGGCCAGCCTGCGTCGGGCCGCGAGACGGCGATGAAGCCGCTGCTGCTCGCGTGCGACCTCTGGCGACGCACGGGCGTGCTCGACGCCATCGACGTCACGCTCGTGCACGACGAGCCGCAGCTGCACGCGATCGCGGCGATCGACGCCGAATGGCGCAGGCACCTCGACGACCTCGGCGTCGAGGTGCGGCTCGGCACACGCGTCGCGGCGATCGAGGGCGACGAGGTCGTGCTCGCGACCGATGGCGTCGAGACGCGGCAGCACGTCGACCTGCTGCACCTGCTGCCGCCCTACGTCGCCTCGCCGCTCGTCGCGGCATCCGGGCTCGATGCCCCGAGCACCGACGGCTTCGCCGACGTCGACCCCGAGACGCTGCGGCACCGCACGCATCCGCGCATCTGGACGATCGGCGACACCGCCGCGCTCGGCGACGCGCGCACGGGCGGGGCGCTGCGGCACCAGACGCGCATCGTGGTGGAGAACATCCGCCGCCAGCGTGCCGGCGACGACCTCGACCGGTACGACGGCTACACGGTCGCACCGGTCGCGACCGCGAAGGGCCGCCTCTCGTTCGCGGAGTACGACCGCAGCGGTTCGCTGCGCAGGTCGCTGCCCGCGCGCGTCCGCGACGAGCTGCGCGCCCACCGCGCCTGGTACGTGCTCGACCGGCACGTGCTGCCGCGGCTCTACTGGCGCGGCATCGTGCGCGGCCGCGCCTGA